One window of the Carnobacterium maltaromaticum DSM 20342 genome contains the following:
- the infB gene encoding translation initiation factor IF-2 produces MGKKRVHEYAKEHDMSSKRVIEKAKELGIELGNHMSTIDENQVQKLNQVFTKKEAGTKVAANTKKSDRPHSSGQGGNTTNSKEDNQKRPAQSGGQNAGKPTQTGKPAQNKTTNTRPATKPSQGQSNNTNRPAAKTGQGQSSNTNRPAAKTGQGQSNNTNRPAAKTSQGQSSNTSRPAAQGQGTTSGNNAQGANRGSGGGQGGYQGNRGGQGGNRGGYQGGYNNRNNFRKKKRRSGETKPVAPPVPRKFKELPEVLVYSDGMTVADISKKIYREPAEIIKKLFLLGVMATLNQSLSKEAIELLATDYGIEAEEKIELDVSDLDVYFDQETNEEALVTRPPVVTIMGHVDHGKTTLLDSLRNTKVSLGEAGGITQHIGAYQIDVDGKPITFLDTPGHAAFTTMRARGAGITDITVLVVAADDGVMPQTVEAINHAKAAEVPIIVAVNKVDKPGANPERVMQELTEHGLVPESWGGETIFVEISAKFQQNLEELLEMILLVAEVQELKADPTRLAIGTVIEARLDKSKGPVATLLVQEGTLKVGDPIVVGNTFGRVRVMSNETGRRVKTAGPAAPVEITGLNNAPQAGDRFVVFEDEKTARSAGEDRAKRAAVEQRSVTNRVTLDNLFDSLQEGELKEVNVIIKADVQGSVEALAASLQKIEVEGVRVKIIHTAVGAINESDITLAAASNAIVIGFNVRPTPQAKQQAEQEAVDIRLHRIIYNAIDEIETAMKGMLDPEFEEKITGQAIVRETFKVSKVGTIAGGYVTEGFITRNSSIRLIRDSIVIFEGELASLKRFKDDVKEVKLGFEFGFMIKDYNEVQMDDVIEAYQMVEIKRK; encoded by the coding sequence ATGGGGAAAAAACGTGTTCATGAGTATGCTAAAGAGCATGATATGTCTAGTAAGCGTGTAATTGAAAAAGCAAAAGAACTGGGAATTGAATTAGGCAATCATATGTCTACTATCGATGAAAATCAAGTTCAAAAATTAAATCAAGTTTTTACAAAAAAAGAAGCAGGAACAAAGGTTGCTGCTAATACTAAAAAATCAGACCGTCCACACTCAAGTGGACAAGGGGGTAACACTACGAACTCTAAAGAAGATAATCAGAAGCGTCCAGCTCAAAGTGGTGGACAAAATGCAGGTAAACCAACTCAAACAGGGAAGCCAGCACAAAATAAAACAACAAATACTCGTCCAGCTACTAAACCTAGCCAAGGACAATCAAATAATACAAATCGTCCAGCTGCTAAAACAGGTCAAGGACAATCAAGCAACACAAACCGTCCAGCGGCTAAAACAGGTCAAGGACAATCAAACAACACAAATCGCCCAGCAGCTAAAACTAGTCAAGGGCAATCAAGTAACACTAGTCGTCCAGCGGCTCAAGGCCAAGGAACAACAAGTGGAAATAATGCTCAAGGAGCAAATCGTGGAAGCGGCGGAGGACAAGGCGGTTATCAAGGTAACCGTGGTGGACAAGGCGGCAATCGCGGTGGCTATCAAGGCGGTTATAACAATCGCAATAATTTCAGAAAGAAAAAACGTCGTAGTGGCGAAACAAAACCAGTAGCACCACCAGTGCCACGTAAATTTAAAGAATTACCAGAAGTATTAGTTTATTCTGATGGTATGACAGTTGCGGATATTTCTAAAAAGATTTACCGTGAACCAGCAGAGATTATTAAGAAGTTATTCCTATTAGGCGTAATGGCTACTTTAAATCAATCTTTAAGCAAAGAAGCAATTGAATTATTAGCAACAGATTATGGTATTGAAGCTGAAGAGAAAATCGAATTAGATGTATCTGATTTAGATGTCTACTTTGACCAAGAGACCAACGAAGAGGCTTTAGTTACTCGTCCACCAGTTGTTACAATTATGGGTCACGTTGACCATGGTAAAACAACACTTCTAGATTCATTACGTAATACAAAAGTAAGTTTAGGAGAAGCAGGCGGAATCACACAACATATTGGAGCTTATCAAATTGATGTTGATGGAAAACCAATCACATTCTTAGATACACCAGGACATGCGGCCTTTACAACGATGCGTGCTCGTGGAGCAGGTATCACAGATATTACTGTATTAGTTGTAGCAGCAGATGATGGTGTTATGCCACAAACTGTCGAAGCAATTAACCATGCTAAAGCAGCAGAAGTACCGATTATTGTTGCAGTTAATAAAGTTGACAAGCCTGGTGCAAATCCAGAGCGTGTGATGCAAGAATTAACTGAGCATGGATTGGTTCCTGAATCATGGGGTGGAGAAACAATTTTTGTTGAGATTTCTGCTAAATTCCAACAAAACTTAGAAGAACTACTTGAAATGATTTTATTAGTTGCTGAAGTTCAAGAATTAAAAGCTGACCCAACTCGTTTGGCTATTGGAACAGTAATTGAAGCTCGTTTAGATAAGAGTAAAGGTCCAGTTGCAACGCTATTAGTTCAAGAAGGAACACTAAAAGTTGGAGATCCAATTGTTGTTGGAAACACATTTGGTCGGGTTCGTGTAATGTCTAACGAAACAGGTCGTCGTGTGAAAACAGCCGGTCCAGCTGCACCAGTTGAAATTACTGGATTAAACAATGCTCCACAAGCTGGCGATCGTTTTGTTGTCTTTGAAGATGAAAAAACTGCTCGTTCAGCAGGTGAAGATCGTGCGAAACGTGCTGCTGTTGAGCAACGTTCTGTTACGAATCGTGTAACATTAGATAACTTGTTTGATAGCTTACAAGAAGGCGAATTAAAAGAAGTTAACGTGATTATCAAAGCAGATGTACAAGGATCTGTTGAAGCTTTAGCAGCAAGCTTACAAAAAATTGAAGTTGAAGGCGTTCGTGTTAAAATCATTCATACGGCAGTTGGAGCTATTAATGAAAGTGATATTACTTTAGCTGCAGCAAGTAATGCAATTGTGATTGGATTTAACGTTCGTCCAACACCTCAAGCTAAACAACAAGCTGAACAAGAAGCCGTTGATATTCGCTTACACCGCATTATTTATAATGCTATCGATGAAATTGAAACAGCAATGAAAGGGATGTTAGATCCTGAATTTGAAGAGAAAATCACTGGGCAAGCAATTGTTCGTGAGACCTTCAAAGTGTCTAAAGTTGGAACAATCGCAGGTGGTTATGTAACTGAAGGCTTTATCACACGTAACAGTAGCATTCGTTTAATCCGTGATAGCATTGTTATTTTTGAAGGCGAATTAGCTAGTTTGAAACGCTTTAAAGATGATGTTAAGGAAGTTAAACTTGGATTTGAATTTGGTTTCATGATTAAAGATTACAATGAAGTTCAAATGGATGATGTTATTGAAGCATACCAAATGGTAGAAATTAAACGTAAATAA
- the rbfA gene encoding 30S ribosome-binding factor RbfA, translated as MANHRLGRVTQEVQREVNDILKKRVRDPRVQDVNITDVRVTGDLQQATIYYSILSDKASDIEKAQAGLEKAAGLIRKELGQRLTLYKTPELSFARDESVAYGNRIDELLRDLNKE; from the coding sequence ATGGCAAATCATAGACTAGGTCGTGTCACTCAAGAAGTCCAAAGAGAAGTAAATGACATTTTAAAAAAACGTGTTCGTGATCCACGCGTTCAAGATGTAAATATTACAGATGTACGTGTTACAGGAGACTTACAACAAGCGACTATTTATTATAGTATCTTATCTGATAAAGCAAGCGATATTGAAAAAGCTCAAGCAGGTCTTGAAAAAGCCGCTGGTTTAATTAGAAAAGAATTAGGTCAACGTTTAACACTTTATAAAACGCCAGAACTTAGTTTTGCGCGCGATGAGTCTGTAGCTTACGGAAATCGGATTGATGAGTTATTACGTGATTTAAATAAAGAATAA
- a CDS encoding diacylglycerol/lipid kinase family protein — protein MVKKVMIIFNPSSGKSQSKKIAQQVQDYLEEQDSAYQVKQMGTKSETDATKFAKEAAENKFDLVVSIGGDGTISDVVSGLSPFEHRPKLGIIPAGTVNNLARVLEIPLDIPAAIENLVTGDLTPLDVGQVNDSYMISTLTLGVLADAALEVSQQEKQKFGPFAFIFKGSKILVQHKHYHLKIQHDGGKWRGSAQLLLVTMTNSAGGFPYLDPDAAVDDGYFHVFIVPELSFIGSLRFLPYFISGKAKKIPDVTYFKTKKMTIEGAKKEIRSRIDGDPSEKLPLNMQVLEGHIQVLAP, from the coding sequence ATGGTAAAAAAAGTAATGATTATTTTCAATCCCTCATCTGGTAAAAGTCAATCTAAAAAAATTGCACAACAAGTTCAAGATTATTTAGAAGAACAAGATTCAGCTTACCAGGTAAAACAAATGGGAACTAAAAGTGAAACAGATGCCACTAAATTCGCTAAGGAAGCCGCTGAAAATAAATTTGATTTAGTCGTTTCAATTGGTGGTGATGGCACAATCAGTGATGTGGTTTCTGGACTATCGCCTTTTGAACATCGCCCTAAACTAGGAATTATCCCAGCTGGAACGGTTAATAATTTAGCTCGAGTATTAGAAATACCACTTGATATCCCTGCAGCTATTGAAAATTTAGTCACTGGTGATTTAACTCCGCTTGATGTTGGTCAAGTCAATGATTCTTATATGATTAGTACTCTAACCTTAGGAGTTTTAGCTGATGCCGCTTTAGAGGTCAGCCAACAGGAAAAACAAAAATTTGGACCGTTCGCCTTTATTTTTAAAGGGAGTAAAATTCTTGTTCAGCACAAACACTACCACTTAAAAATCCAGCATGATGGCGGAAAATGGCGTGGTTCAGCACAATTATTACTGGTAACGATGACCAATTCAGCTGGCGGATTTCCTTATTTGGATCCCGACGCAGCCGTTGATGATGGTTATTTTCATGTCTTTATCGTTCCAGAATTATCTTTTATTGGCTCTTTACGTTTTTTACCGTATTTTATTAGTGGAAAAGCCAAAAAAATTCCTGATGTGACTTATTTTAAAACAAAAAAAATGACAATTGAAGGAGCAAAAAAGGAAATCCGCTCACGTATAGATGGTGATCCATCTGAAAAATTGCCCTTAAATATGCAAGTTTTAGAAGGACACATTCAAGTTTTAGCTCCTTAA